A region of Leifsonia xyli DNA encodes the following proteins:
- a CDS encoding dihydrolipoamide succinyltransferase: MSESVSLPALGESVTEGTVTRWLKNVGDRVEVDEPLLEVSTDKVDTEIPSPVAGVVEAILVQEDETVEVGTPLVTIGDGSGAGAEAPAAPAAEAAPAEAAPAEAAPQAAPAQEAPQAAPAPAAPAQEAPQAASAQEAPAQQAAPVQEAPAQPSAPEQAAPQQAAPAAPAQPAAAAPATPAQPAAAPAQAAPAQAAPAQTSGAHAGNAGYVTPIVRKLANEQGVDLSTVSGTGVGGRIRKEDILQAAAPAASGSAAPAAAPAPEVSPLRGTTQPMSRLRKVVAERAVVSMQSTAQLTTVVEVDVTKVAAFRDRVKGDFLAKTGVKLSFLPFFTLAAAEALKTYPVINATVDGDSIVYPDHENISIAVDTERGLLTPVVRNASELDIATLAKEIADLAERTRDNRLKPDELAGGTFTVTNTGSRGALFDTPLVFLPQVAILGTGIVVKKPVVVSADGTDSIAIRSTVYLALSYDHRIVDGADAARFLVAVKNRLEGGNFEGNLGI; this comes from the coding sequence ATGAGCGAATCCGTCAGCCTCCCGGCGCTCGGCGAGAGCGTCACGGAAGGCACGGTCACCCGCTGGCTGAAGAACGTTGGCGACCGTGTCGAGGTGGACGAGCCCCTGCTCGAAGTCTCGACCGACAAGGTCGACACCGAGATCCCGTCGCCGGTGGCCGGCGTCGTCGAGGCGATCCTGGTGCAGGAGGACGAGACGGTCGAGGTGGGCACCCCGCTCGTGACGATCGGCGACGGCTCCGGCGCAGGCGCCGAGGCCCCCGCCGCCCCGGCTGCTGAGGCCGCTCCGGCCGAGGCTGCTCCGGCCGAGGCTGCTCCGCAGGCTGCTCCGGCCCAGGAGGCCCCGCAGGCCGCTCCGGCTCCTGCTGCTCCGGCCCAGGAGGCGCCTCAGGCTGCTTCCGCACAGGAGGCGCCGGCTCAGCAGGCCGCTCCCGTCCAGGAGGCGCCGGCCCAGCCGTCCGCCCCTGAGCAGGCCGCTCCGCAGCAGGCCGCGCCCGCTGCCCCGGCGCAGCCCGCTGCCGCGGCCCCCGCGACTCCCGCTCAGCCCGCCGCTGCGCCCGCTCAGGCTGCTCCTGCTCAGGCAGCTCCCGCCCAGACGTCGGGCGCGCACGCCGGCAACGCCGGGTACGTGACCCCGATCGTCCGCAAGCTCGCCAACGAGCAGGGCGTCGACCTGTCGACCGTCAGCGGCACCGGTGTCGGCGGACGCATCCGCAAGGAGGACATCCTCCAGGCCGCTGCTCCCGCCGCGTCCGGTTCGGCTGCTCCCGCCGCCGCGCCGGCCCCCGAAGTCTCGCCGCTGCGCGGGACCACGCAGCCGATGTCGCGTCTGCGCAAGGTCGTCGCCGAGCGCGCCGTCGTCTCGATGCAGTCGACCGCGCAGCTGACCACCGTCGTCGAGGTGGATGTCACCAAGGTGGCCGCATTCCGCGACCGCGTGAAGGGCGACTTCCTGGCGAAGACCGGCGTGAAGCTCTCGTTCCTGCCGTTCTTCACCCTGGCCGCTGCGGAGGCGCTGAAGACGTACCCCGTCATCAACGCCACGGTCGACGGCGACAGCATCGTCTACCCGGACCACGAGAACATCTCGATCGCCGTCGACACCGAGCGCGGCCTGCTCACCCCCGTCGTGCGCAACGCGTCGGAGCTCGACATCGCCACCCTTGCGAAGGAGATCGCCGACCTCGCCGAGCGCACCCGCGACAACCGCCTCAAGCCGGACGAGCTCGCGGGCGGAACGTTCACGGTCACGAACACCGGCTCGCGCGGCGCGCTGTTCGACACGCCGCTGGTGTTCCTGCCGCAGGTCGCCATCCTCGGAACCGGCATCGTCGTGAAGAAGCCGGTCGTCGTCTCGGCCGACGGCACGGACTCGATCGCGATCCGCTCGACGGTCTACCTGGCCCTCTCGTACGATCACCGCATCGTGGACGGCGCCGACGCGGCCCGCTTCCTCGTCGCGGTCAAGAACCGTCTCGAGGGCGGCAACTTCGAGGGCAACCTCGGCATCTGA
- a CDS encoding lipoate--protein ligase B: MTTYDVTGLSANSVPYLEALQQQRALHAAVVAGRAPDTVILLEHSPVYTAGKRTAPDERPTDGTPVVDVDRGGKITWHGPGQLVGYPILRLHDPIDVVGYVRALERVLIDVLARVGVTGVQVEGRSGVWMLPEHNPGATRDEKIAAIGIRVAEGVTMHGFALNCSNSLDAYDRIVACGIRDAGVTTISRVLGRTVTPQDVAPLVQEAFDLEFTPAGAVA, from the coding sequence GTGACCACGTATGACGTCACGGGGCTAAGCGCCAACTCCGTGCCGTATCTCGAGGCCCTTCAACAGCAGCGTGCCCTGCACGCCGCCGTCGTCGCAGGCCGGGCGCCAGACACCGTCATCCTCCTCGAGCACTCGCCGGTGTACACCGCCGGCAAGCGCACCGCGCCGGACGAGCGTCCGACCGACGGAACCCCCGTCGTCGACGTCGACCGCGGCGGCAAGATCACCTGGCACGGGCCGGGGCAGCTCGTGGGGTACCCGATCCTCCGCCTCCACGACCCCATCGACGTCGTCGGCTACGTCCGTGCGCTGGAACGCGTCCTCATCGACGTGCTCGCACGCGTCGGCGTGACCGGTGTGCAGGTCGAGGGCCGCTCCGGCGTGTGGATGCTGCCCGAGCACAATCCCGGAGCCACACGCGACGAGAAGATCGCCGCCATCGGCATCCGTGTCGCCGAGGGCGTCACCATGCACGGCTTCGCGCTCAACTGCTCGAACAGCCTCGACGCCTACGACCGGATCGTCGCGTGCGGCATCCGCGACGCCGGGGTGACGACGATCTCACGCGTGCTCGGCCGGACCGTCACGCCGCAGGACGTCGCACCGCTGGTGCAGGAGGCCTTCGACCTCGAGTTCACCCCTGCCGGGGCCGTCGCGTGA